One genomic segment of Komagataella phaffii GS115 chromosome 4, complete sequence includes these proteins:
- a CDS encoding Karyopherin beta, forms a dimeric complex with Srp1p (Kap60p): MSDINISQVLQNAILATDANKRSEAENQLNGLLNSNFHEYLRLLTNTLADENERTEVRMLAGLGLKNQLTAKDERTKQARANRWIELETEAKKQIKETALKALLTEDTRVANSVAQLVAAIADIELPRSEWPELMSIIVENTKADKPVNVKRASLLTIGYICETADPLNAGVVSQANGILIAIVQGAQASEPSKIVRLTAINALVNSLEFIRYNFEREGERNFIMQVVCETTQADDPELQASAFGALAKIMSLYYPYMSVYMERALYGLTVSGMQSSNEKVACMAVEFWSTVCEEELEIALQKEEYAETGTAAEDLTSYNFALVAIQDVLPTLLTLLTRQNEDAEDDSWSVAMAAGACLQLFAQNTGNYVVQPTLQFVEGNLTGPTWRNKEAAVMAFGSILDGPDREQLKVLISQALQPILQLMQDESLHVKETVAWCLGRIADLVIDAIDINQHLPAVIQAVVQGLADHPKVSTNCCWTLINLMEQLCANGSQLETTPMSQYYETLVPTLIKLSGSEENEYSARTSAYETLATLVYYSSNDVMPIVNQVASEVLNRLEATIQMQQHVETAEEKANLEELQSSILSLLTNVIRRAGLEVSAVSDNLMELFLRLLQAQENNALIEEDIFIAISSIATAIEKGFVKYMDAFLPFLVAALQNIESPVCNTAIGLIADISHSLGDGILPYVPNLINILGAALMNQNIKRDLRPIILSCFGDIASSIGEHFLPYLEVVMNICASAQSLQVEDGSIENLDYILTVRESVLDAYVGIIGGLHSHPEAIFPYTQQVMDFLLSVYSDINMSSSDTVSRSAVGILGDLALMFPNGEIKQIYTQDWVTQFIKSTRSNPSFQQSTKDTARWAREQQKKQLSL; the protein is encoded by the coding sequence ATGAGTGACATCAACATTTCACAAGTTCTCCAGAACGCAATCTTGGCTACGGATGCAAACAAGCGTTCCGAAGCAGAGAATCAACTTAATGGGCTTCTCAACAGTAATTTCCATGAATATTTAAGACTTTTAACCAACACGTTGGCGGACGAGAATGAACGAACTGAAGTTCGAATGCTCGCTGGTTTGGGCTTGAAGAACCAGCTGACTGCCAAGGATGAAAGGACCAAGCAAGCCAGAGCTAACCGTTGGATAGAGTTGGAGACTGAAGCTAAGAAgcaaatcaaagaaaccGCATTAAAGGCTCTTTTGACGGAGGATACCAGAGTGGCCAACTCCGTGGCTCAGTTGGTAGCTGCTATTGCTGATATCGAGTTACCTAGATCTGAATGGCCAGAGCTCATGTCAATTATAGTAGAAAACACAAAGGCTGACAAACCAGTGAACGTTAAACGTGCCTCCTTATTGACCATTGGTTACATCTGTGAGACAGCAGACCCGTTAAATGCTGGTGTAGTGTCCCAGGCTAATGGAATTTTAATTGCCATTGTTCAAGGTGCTCAAGCCTCTGAACCTTCGAAGATAGTACGTTTAACCGCCATAAATGCTTTAGTGAACTCCTTGGAGTTTATCAGatataattttgaaagagagggagaaagaaactttaTCATGCAAGTAGTCTGCGAAACTACCCAGGCAGATGATCCAGAGTTACAAGCGAGTGCATTTGGTGCTCTTGCCAAAATCATGAGTTTATATTACCCGTATATGAGCGTTTACATGGAACGAGCGTTATATGGATTGACAGTTTCTGGTATGCAGAGTTCTAACGAAAAAGTCGCCTGTATGGCCGTGGAATTTTGGAGCACTGTCTGTGAAGAGGAGCTAGAAATTGCCTTACAAAAGGAAGAGTATGCCGAAACTGGTACTGCGGCAGAAGACCTGACATCCTACAACTTTGCATTGGTGGCAATCCAAGATGTTCTGCCAACCCTCCTGACACTACTCACAAGACAAAATGAAGACGCAGAAGACGATAGTTGGTCTGTTGCAATGGCTGCAGGTGCTTGTTTGCAGCTCTTTGCTCAGAATACCGGAAACTATGTTGTCCAGCCAACGCTTCAATTTGTCGAGGGAAACCTAACTGGCCCTACGTGGAGGAATAAGGAAGCAGCTGTTATGGCTTTTGGGTCGATCTTAGATGGTCCTGATAGAGAGCAGTTGAAGGTTTTGATCTCACAGGCCCTTCAGCCAATCCTGCAGCTTATGCAAGATGAATCATTGCATGTCAAGGAAACTGTAGCATGGTGCTTAGGAAGAATTGCAGACCTGGTCATTGATGCCATTGATATCAATCAACATTTGCCAGCCGTTATTCAAGCGGTCGTACAAGGATTGGCTGACCATCCCAAAGTTTCAACCAACTGCTGTTGGACTTTGATTAATTTGATGGAACAACTGTGTGCAAACGGATCGCAATTGGAAACTACACCAATGTCGCAATATTATGAAACTCTAGTTCCAACACTTATCAAATTGTCTGGTTCGGAAGAGAATGAGTACTCTGCTCGTACCTCTGCATATGAAACCCTAGCGACCCTTGTGTATTACAGTTCCAATGATGTCATGCCCATAGTAAACCAGGTTGCGTCAGAGgttttgaacagattggAAGCCACCATTCAAATGCAACAGCATGTGGAAACTGCCGAGGAAAAGgcaaacttggaagaactcCAAAGTAGCATTCTAAGTCTCCTGACCAACGTCATCCGTCGGGCAGGACTAGAAGTAAGCGCTGTATCTGACAATTTGATGGAATTGTTTTTAAGACTGTTGCAAGCGCAAGAAAACAATGCTCTGATTGAGGAGGACATTTTCATAGCCATTTCATCCATTGCCACGGCAATAGAGAAGGGCTTTGTGAAATACATGGATGCATTTTTGCCTTTCCTGGTAGCTGCGTTACAGAATATTGAGTCTCCAGTTTGTAATACGGCTATTGGATTGATTGCTGATATCTCACATTCACTCGGTGATGGAATCCTTCCATATGTTCCTAACCTGATTAATATTTTGGGAGCTGCTCTTATGAAtcaaaacatcaaaagAGATTTAAGACCTATAATATTGTCATGTTTTGGAGACATTGCATCGTCTATTGGTGAACACTTTTTACCATATCTGGAAGTGGTGATGAACATTTGCGCAAGCGCTCAATCTCTGCAGGTAGAAGATGgttcaattgaaaatttggacTACATCCTTACCGTGAGAGAGTCCGTATTGGACGCGTACGTCGGCATTATTGGAGGATTGCATTCACATCCAGAAGCCATTTTCCCCTACACCCAGCAGGTGATGGACTTTTTATTATCAGTTTATTCGGATATAAACATGTCTTCTTCTGACACCGTTAGTCGATCTGCAGTGGGTATTCTAGGTGATCTTGCTTTGATGTTCCCTAATGGGGAAATCAAACAAATTTACACGCAAGATTGGGTGACACAGTTTATAAAGAGCACGAGGTCAAATCCTTCTTTCCAACAGTCTACCAAGGACACTGCCAGATGGGCCAGAGAACAGCAGAAAAAGCAGTTGTCTCTATAA
- a CDS encoding GTP-binding protein involved in beta-tubulin (Tub2p) folding: protein MGLLSIIRKQKLKDKEIRVLLLGLDNSGKTTIVKSLLNEDVKEVSPTMGFNINTLSYQEFTLNIWDIGGQSTLRPFWFNYFERTDSLVWVVDVSAINRLRESFQEFEKVLQEDRLVGCNLLILLNKIDIIPTDKSLDAIVSDVVEELHLKEITNHCWNVLPVSAYTGQNLHQGIDWVVEEVKKRLYIL from the coding sequence ATGGGACTTCTTTCTATCATTAGGAAacaaaagttgaaagacaaagagATTAGAGTGCTTCTTCTGGGTTTGGATAATTCTGGAAAGACTACAATTGTCAAATCATTACTGAATGAGGACGTCAAAGAGGTCTCCCCTACAATGGGATTTAACATCAACACTTTGAGTTATCAAGAGTTTACCCTCAACATATGGGACATCGGAGGCCAATCAACTTTACGCCCATTTTGGTTCAattactttgaaagaacagaCTCGTTAGTGTGGGTAGTTGACGTGTCAGCAATTAACCGGTTAAGAGAGagtttccaagaatttgaaaaagttcttcaagaagacaGATTGGTCGGCTGTAACCTACTCATACTACTTAACAAGATCGATATCATACCCACAGACAAATCACTGGATGCAATTGTGTCCGATGTAGTGGAAGAATTGCatctcaaagaaataaCGAATCACTGCTGGAACGTCCTACCAGTGAGTGCTTACACAGGCCAAAATTTACACCAAGGAATCGATTGGGTGGTTGAAGAGGTAAAGAAGAGGCTATACATTCTCTGA
- a CDS encoding Dolichyl pyrophosphate (Dol-P-P) phosphatase with a luminally oriented active site in the ER, which translates to MSALVPFDHTFVLYDSSDLISLAAAVWSLVPIFILVFYFSWFVCTREIEAVIVAAGHVANDVVNSLVKNTLKQERPELASELAGFRVVGNGFNEFLGTQYGMPSAHSQFMGFFASYFVLKLWLQWSRSEGKAPSQQMKVFGTLCFLLAAYCVCASRVYLFYHTLEQVAVGVSLGAFLGTCYFLLISFARAISLVNWVVNWPFSSWLSVKDSWAEGGLTLKEERLQWLERCKGCKLGTSESEKKGN; encoded by the coding sequence ATGAGTGCCTTAGTACCATTTGACCACACGTTTGTCCTGTACGATTCGTCCGATCTAATATCTTTGGCAGCGGCAGTGTGGTCACTGGTTCCAATCTTCATTTTGGTATTCTATTTCTCATGGTTTGTATGTACGCGTGAAATTGAAGCTGTTATTGTAGCAGCTGGTCATGTAGCCAATGATGTTGTCAACAGTCTAGTCAAAAACACGCTTAAACAGGAAAGGCCTGAGCTGGCCAGTGAACTAGCCGGCTTTCGGGTTGTGGGGAACGGATTTAATGAGTTCTTGGGCACTCAATATGGAATGCCAAGCGCTCACAGTCAGTTTATGGGCTTTTTCGCTTCTTATTTTGTCCTCAAGCTCTGGTTACAATGGTCAAGATCAGAAGGTAAAGCTCCTTCCCAGCAAATGAAAGTGTTTGGAACGCtatgttttcttcttgccGCGTATTGTGTGTGCGCCTCAAGAGTTTACTTGTTTTACCACACTTTGGAACAAGTTGCAGTGGGCGTATCCCTTGGTGCATTTCTGGGTACATGCTATTTCCTTCTCATCTCCTTTGCCAGAGCTATAAGCCTAGTCAATTGGGTAGTCAATTGGCCGTTCTCCAGCTGGTTGAGTGTGAAAGACTCTTGGGCTGAAGGAGGGTTGAcgttgaaagaagagagaTTACAATGGCTGGAAAGGTGTAAAGGATGTAAGTTGGGAACGAGTGAAAGTGAGAAGAAAGGGAATTAA
- a CDS encoding Essential protein required for the accumulation of box C/D snoRNA, whose amino-acid sequence MEKKKEKCHMCSDKVSKYKCPVCATMTCSLACVKQHKVEMDCSGIIDYTKYISKKELNNISVNRDYNFLMKVGRELDIVKDDTNKKAYNIINGGKRNRPGNQERNKRLKENDNEEEFGMNAAPLVVKRDVNVRMLPPGMFRSNSNKSGFDKKRSCFTWTIEWILLDNEGKTINKATSFRLAENIPLGTLFPLKAFSKDLSTTDNLKFYIRDYSTIEESKKLIELDSNQMLGTLLKGKTVIEYPTIYASHFDQTESEDSDNDSDTSSDSSTDDSDSSDSSNDSDNDDPAQDDISEKDTSNISCNNSDPESPPEESSTQQLQDIPTTDSNTLTKNCLEETQICPPTGP is encoded by the coding sequence AtggagaaaaagaaggagaagtGTCACATGTGCAGTGACAAGGTCTCCAAATACAAATGTCCAGTATGTGCAACAATGACATGTAGTCTGGCATGTGTCAAACAACACAAGGTAGAAATGGACTGTTCCGGAATAATCGATTATACAAAGTACATctcaaagaaggaactcAACAATATAAGCGTCAATAGAGATTACAACTTTCTCATGAAAGTTGGAAGAGAATTGGACATTGTAAAGGATGACACAAACAAAAAGGCTTATAATATAATCAATGGGGGGAAAAGAAATCGCCCTGGAAACCAGGAAAGAAATAAGAGATTAAAGGAGAACGATaacgaagaagagtttgGTATGAATGCAGCCCCTTTGGTGGTCAAAAGGGATGTTAATGTTAGAATGTTGCCTCCTGGTATGTTCAGATCAAACAGTAACAAGTCAGGATTCGACAAGAAGAGGAGTTGTTTTACCTGGACAATTGAATGGATTTTGCTAGACAACGAGGGTAAAACAATCAATAAAGCAACGAGCTTCAGGCTAGCAGAAAACATTCCATTGGGCACTTTATTTCCATTAAAggcattttcaaaagatttgtcTACGACGGACAATCTAAAGTTTTATATACGAGATTACTCTACGATTGAAGAATCTAAGAAGCTGATCGAACTTGATTCCAATCAAATGTTGGGTACTTTATTGAAAGGTAAAACGGTGATTGAGTACCCGACAATTTATGCCAGCCATTTCGATCAAACAGAATCCGAAGATAGTGATAATGACAGCGACACCTCAAGTGATAGCAGTactgatgattctgataGCTCTGACAGTTCAAATGATAGTGATAATGATGACCCTGCGCAGGACGATATAAGTGAAAAAGATACCAGCAACATCTCTTGTAACAATTCAGATCCAGAATCTCCACCAGAAGAATCTTCAACACAGCAACTGCAGGATATTCCCACCACCGATTCTAACACATTGACCAAAAACTGCTTGGAGGAAACTCAAATCTGTCCACCTACTGGTCCATAG
- a CDS encoding Delta(9) fatty acid desaturase, which yields MDIPTAKYSEEDMKAALQPTEPEFFKVKVSKKKKTRRKVKHDTTASTIRRHISESKWTISNWYRHIHWKNVVLVVIVPLLALVGSLTVPLTRTGFYWMGFNYIITCTFVIMGYHRYWAHRSFQTTKEMSFLFAMVGASAGVGSAKWWCASHRAHHRFCDTERDPHNIRKGFWYSHFGWMLLIHHPKVQAAIKESESEDISSDPVILWQYENYFHMFLVTGILIPAIIGWWLFEDFAGGLVYGGLVKIFLVQNTIFSVNSLCHCCGDQPFDDAKSSRNSILLSLITFGEGQHNFHHEFPSDCRNGVEWYDFDPVKWVIFTLNALGVIYNVHAAPTTAINQLRVQQAQRILDKERSQLNWGIRIDKLPTLTSAEFSKLAKESQPERALVVISGIVHDVTPFLHDHPGGVALIKSSIGKDATNAFNGAVYSHSNAARNLLATMRIAVILGSEQEVWKQQQKENKDVPLKNDSEGKKIVRSGEQITMTKTPSTTAGAA from the coding sequence ATGGATATTCCTACTGCAAAGTACAGCGAGGAAGATATGAAGGCTGCCTTGCAGCCTACCGAACCAGAGTTCTTCAAGGTTAAggtttccaagaagaagaagactcGTAGAAAGGTCAAACATGACACTACTGCGTCTACTATCAGGAGACACATCAGTGAGTCCAAATGGACAATTTCCAACTGGTATCGTCATATTCACTGGAAGAATGTAGTTCTCGTTGTAATTGTACCTCTGCTGGCGCTTGTGGGCTCCTTGACGGTGCCTTTGACCAGGACAGGATTCTACTGGATGGGGTTCAATTACATTATCACATGCACGTTTGTTATTATGGGTTACCATAGGTATTGGGCACACAGATCATTCCAGACCACCAAGGAGATGTCCTTTCTGTTTGCCATGGTAGGTGCCAGTGCAGGCGTTGGTTCCGCCAAATGGTGGTGTGCTTCTCATAGAGCTCATCATAGGTTTTGCGACACCGAGAGAGACCCTCATAACATCCGAAAAGGTTTTTGGTACAGCCATTTTGGTTGGATGTTGCTGATACATCATCCAAAGGTACAGGCGGCAATCAAGGAAAGCGAGTCTGAGGATATAAGCTCCGATCCTGTGATACTTTGGCAGTATGAAAATTATTTCCACATGTTTTTAGTGACGGGTATCTTAATTCCCGCAATAATTGGCTGGTGGttatttgaagattttgcGGGTGGGCTTGTTTATGGTGGACTGGTaaagatcttcttggtgCAGAATACAATATTCTCCGTGAACTCGTTGTGTCACTGCTGTGGAGATCAGCCCTTTGATGATGCCAAGAGCAGCCGAAACAGCATTTTACTCTCTTTGATCACATTTGGAGAAGGACAGCACAACTTTCACCATGAGTTTCCTTCTGATTGTCGTAATGGTGTGGAATGGTATGATTTTGACCCTGTCAAATGGGTCATATTTACGCTAAATGCGTTGGGCGTGATATATAATGTTCATGCTGCGCCAACTACGGCCATCAATCAGTTGCGAGTACAACAAGCTCAACGAATCTTGGACAAGGAACGGTCTCAATTGAATTGGGGGATACGCATTGATAAATTACCCACACTTACATCAGCTGAATTTTCGAAATTAGCTAAGGAATCCCAACCTGAACGAGCTTTGGTAGTGATTAGTGGAATTGTCCACGATGTTACACCATTCTTGCATGATCATCCTGGAGGCGTGGCGTTAATTAAATCTTCTATTGGGAAGGATGCAACTAATGCTTTTAATGGTGCTGTATACTCCCACTCCAATGCAGCTAGAAACCTATTAGCCACAATGAGGATTGCTGTAATTCTAGGCTCTGAACAAGAAGTATGgaaacaacaacagaaagagaatAAAGACGTACCACTGAAGAATGATTCAGagggaaagaaaattgTTCGAAGCGGAGAACAAATTACGATGACGAAAACGCCTTCCACTACGGCAGGAGCCGCCTAA
- a CDS encoding Essential component of the Rix1 complex (with Rix1p and Ipi3p), translated as MAKKKTNKQRDFQKKKLKVGKSNNLPNNFTDTSFKAKSITLPNQTLVKSHDDKELAHYLAMVRHHSPSTRKEILIHLDKHLPSDPAQYKEILKNVTPLIIDTSPSVREALVTLLDDIGSKYPTFIELHANSIVLFISSAMSHINTDIRNDSTKFLRVILKYGPGIIVRSSWVKMLKNYCQLMNWHLEEAKKSLVLAVNSSSVIVNKKPKESHLQVLAEFLKLGTSGEKEAQSTLKFKAIHPLTAVYMFPTTPQPFGQLNLYKKTELIVSHKESEEETIRDLDSINCEDEHTRITVFIQHFKKPVIDGLKSLIKEGGGLGKEANSLLTAVESIV; from the exons atggcaaagaaaaagactaATAAGCAGAGAGACTTTCAG aaaaaaaaactcaaagttggaaaatcGAACAACTTACCGAACAATTTCACTGATACATCTTTCAAGGCAAAATCGATCACTCTACCCAACCAGACGTTGGTTAAGTCACACGATGATAAAGAGTTGGCACATTATCTTGCAATGGTGAGACACCACTCCCCATCGACCAGAAAAGAGATCTTAATTCACTTAGACAAACATCTTCCCTCTGACCCAGCACAGTATAaagaaatattgaaaaacGTCACTCCATTGATCATAGATACTTCACCATCTGTAAGAGAGGCTTTAGTTACTCTTTTAGATGATATCGGATCAAAATATCCCACATTTATTGAACTACATGCCAACTCCATTGTCCTTTTCATTAGCAGTGCCATGTCCCACATCAACACAGATATACGGAATGATTCGACGAAGTTTCTACGTGTAATACTGAAATATGGACCTGGCATCATTGTTCGTTCTAGCTGGGTCAAAATGCTGAAGAATTACTGTCAGTTGATGAACTGGCATTTGGAGGAGGCTAAGAAGTCGCTCGTTCTAGCAGTTAATTCCAGCTCTGTTATTGTAAATAAAAAACCCAAAGAGAGCCATTTGCAAGTTTTAGCTGAGTTCCTTAAGTTGGGAACATCTGGCGAAAAGGAAGCCCAGTCGACCCTCAAGTTCAAAGCCATACATCCACTAACTGCTGTTTATATGTTTCCAACAACACCACAGCCTTTTGGGCAGCTAAACCTTTACAAAAAAACTGAGCTTATTGTTTCCCACAAAGAGAGCGAAGAGGAAACTATCAGGGATTTGGATAGTATCAACTGTGAAGATGAGCACACGAGGATCACAGTTTTCATTcaacatttcaaaaagcCCGTGATAGATGGTCTGAAATCATTAAtaaaagaaggaggaggTCTTGGAAAGGAGGCAAATAGTCTTCTAACAGCCGTAGAATCTATAGTTTAG
- a CDS encoding 60S ribosomal protein L26, with amino-acid sequence MAKVSQDVSSSRRKSRKAYFTAPSSVRQILMSSPLSKELREQHGIKSIPIRKEDEVRIVRGSKKGQEGKVSSVYRLKYGIQVSKVTREKSNGASVPLNIHPSNVVITKLYLDDNRKDYIQRNGGKLE; translated from the coding sequence ATGGCCAAAGTCAGTCAAGACGTTTcatcttccagaagaaaatcCAGAAAGGCATACTTCACCGCTCCTTCATCGGTGCGTCAAATTCTGATGTCTTCTCCTCTGTCCAAGGAGTTGAGAGAACAACATGGTATCAAGTCCATCCCAATCAGAAAAGAGGATGAAGTCCGTATTGTCAGAGGTTCCAAGAAGGGCCAAGAAGGAAAGGTTTCCTCCGTTTACAGATTGAAGTACGGTATTCAAGTTTCCAAGGTCACCAGAGAAAAATCCAACGGTGCTTCCGTCCCATTGAACATTCACCCTTCCAACGTTGTTATTACCAAGTTGTACTTGGATGACAACAGAAAGGACtacattcaaagaaatggtGGTAAGCTCGAGTAG
- a CDS encoding ER membrane glycoprotein subunit of the glycosylphosphatidylinositol transamidase complex has protein sequence MKILYILLGILCCVAASSNTDDDQKSTHTNNWAVLVSSSRFWFNYRHMANVLSFYRTVKRLGIPDSQIILMMSDDVACNPRNAFPGSVFNNKDRALDLYGDNIEVDYRGYEVTVENFIRLLTDRWGPDHPRSKRLLTDENSNIFIYLTGHGGEDFLKFQDAEEISSYDIADAFQQMAEKKRYNEIFFMIDTCQANTMYSKFYSPNILAVGSSRLDESSYSHHSDTELGVAVIDRFTYYNLEFLEQIEKDSNKTMADLFETYTFEDIHSHAGIRTDLYNRNLSKVLLTDFFGNVQKVEVGNLEDDLLYLAMTNEDGSPKQFSAQLSQHRQTNVSSDRKPRPLNKDSSKENYINLESTEPPLVRKLLIALLLVSTLGFTYTLK, from the coding sequence ATGAAGATTCTGTATATCCTTCTAGGTATACTTTGTTGTGTTGCAGCCTCGTCAAACACAGATGATGATCAAAAATCAACTCACACCAACAACTGGGCTGTTCTGGTGTCGTCATCCAGGTTCTGGTTCAATTATAGACATATGGCGAATGTTTTGAGCTTTTATAGGACTGTCAAAAGATTGGGTATTCCAGACTCTCAAATCATTTTGATGATGTCCGACGACGTGGCCTGTAACCCGCGTAATGCCTTTCCTGGTTCAGTGTTCAACAATAAAGATAGAGCTTTAGACCTATACGGTGATAACATAGAAGTGGATTACAGAGGTTACGAGGTCACCGTTGAGAACTTCATCCGATTATTGACCGACCGATGGGGACCTGATCATCCCCGTAGTAAAAGATTACTCACAGACGAAAATTCAAACATATTCATATACTTGACCGGTCATGGTGGTGAGGACTTTCTTAAATTTCAAGACGCGGAAGAGATTAGTTCCTATGATATTGCTGATGCTTTCCAGCAAATGgcagaaaagaaaaggtaCAACGAGATTTTCTTTATGATTGACACTTGCCAGGCAAATACAATGTATTCCAAGTTCTACTCGCCCAATATCCTTGCTGTGGGATCCTCACGATTGGATGAAAGTTCATATTCACATCATTCCGACACCGAGCTTGGAGTGGCTGTCATCGATAGGTTCACCTATTACAACTTGGAATTTCTGGAACAAATAGAAAAGGACTCGAACAAAACTATGGctgatctttttgaaacctacacttttgaagatatacATTCACACGCTGGTATACGAACAGATCTATATAACCGAAACCTCTCTAAAGTTCTGCTCACCgatttctttggaaatgtcCAAAAAGTGGAGGTGGGTAACTTAGAAGATGATCTCTTATACCTTGCAATGACCAACGAAGATGGCTCTCCAAAACAGTTTTCCGCTCAGCTCTCACAACATCGCCAGACTAACGTTTCATCTGACCGTAAACCAAGGCCACTAAACAAAGACAGCTCTAAAGAGAACTACATTAATCTGGAGTCTACCGAACCTCCCTTGGTTAGGAAACTTCTCATCGCATTATTGCTGGTTTCTACTCTTGGGTTCACTTACACGCTTAAATAA
- a CDS encoding Mitochondrial ribosome recycling factor: MLPATLFTSVHRSIVSSRVRSIVPSVAPAIFSCRYITHNAVLLKAKKKHSNHHEIVEEAPEVVNPKQVLKEIEDRFKLTLQEHQKKINEIKLGKSNPKIFDSLKVSIAKDLQPFPSVAQTTSKGRNLLVTVFDPSLVKYVVSSILSSGLNLNPEVDPKNPQLLKVPLTAPTAETKKETLKALKNNLEHYRHSITNKHSLASIRAHYLKEFKGNKEDSIKKLVNEIEKVHKDYSNSIHEQFKKVEKTL, from the coding sequence ATGCTTCCAGCAACGTTATTTACGTCAGTCCACAGGTCAATTGTTAGCTCGAGAGTGCGGAGCATCGTCCCATCGGTGGCACCTGCCATATTTTCTTGTAGATATATCACCCATAATGCCGTTTTGTTAAAGGCTAAGAAGAAGCACTCGAACCACCATGAAATAGTAGAAGAGGCGCCCGAAGTTGTCAACCCAAAACAGGTCCTGAAAGAGATAGAGGACAGGTTTAAACTGACGTTACAAGAacatcaaaagaaaattaaCGAGATAAAGTTGGGAAAAAGTAATCCCAAGATCTTTGATTCGTTGaaagtttcaattgctAAGGATCTTCAGCCTTTTCCCTCAGTTGCCCAGACTACCTCCAAGGGTAGAAACCTATTAGTCACTGTTTTTGACCCAAGTCTAGTAAAGTACGTTGTATCTTCAATTCTCAGTTCTGGTTTAAACTTGAATCCCGAAGTGGACCCCAAGAACCCACAATTGTTGAAAGTTCCCCTTACTGCCCCTACTGCTGAGACTAAGAaggaaactttgaaagctttgaagaacaacCTTGAGCATTACAGACACTCAATCACGAATAAACACTCTCTGGCTTCTATCAGAGCCCACTATCTGAAAGAGTTCAAGGGAAATAAAGAAGACTCTATTAAAAAGTTAGTGAAtgagattgaaaaagttcataAGGATTACTCAAACAGTATACACGAACAGTTCAAAAAAGTAGAAAAGACACTATAA